Proteins encoded in a region of the Candidatus Nitrosomarinus catalina genome:
- a CDS encoding tetratricopeptide repeat protein, translated as MIILVGLFSKTPEDIAFKDNIDQFKKFKKLVKKKKYPEALKLGLDYLEKVPYNHDALFTIGGIYYLKNKYRTAISYFDRALETGDTDVEVLLLKAYTHQKLQETEISIDCCKKIQSIDPKNKSMINLLSELKS; from the coding sequence GTGATTATTTTGGTTGGATTATTTAGTAAAACACCTGAAGATATTGCATTTAAAGATAATATTGATCAATTTAAGAAATTCAAAAAACTTGTTAAAAAGAAAAAATATCCTGAAGCCTTGAAATTAGGTTTGGATTATTTGGAAAAAGTACCTTACAACCATGATGCCTTATTTACTATTGGGGGTATCTACTACCTGAAAAATAAATATCGTACTGCAATATCTTATTTTGACAGGGCTCTGGAGACTGGAGATACAGATGTTGAGGTTTTATTGTTAAAGGCATACACACATCAAAAATTACAAGAAACTGAAATTTCAATTGATTGTTGCAAAAAAATTCAAAGCATTGATCCAAAAAATAAATCTATGATTAATTTATTATCGGAACTAAAATCCTAG